In one window of Brassica rapa cultivar Chiifu-401-42 chromosome A07, CAAS_Brap_v3.01, whole genome shotgun sequence DNA:
- the LOC103830972 gene encoding uncharacterized protein LOC103830972, with the protein MATLERFKFLATHCEVPQSPTRSPSPRTSPLVQFRPKKTTLKMLLSLIPPSRREQPLIHQARSLAADKDVAGRKLRDLFVSSSPVEEEEVKERPKGKTKEEVLAANAAKLNAPASSQPVWLGISKRLLQRAWRPKLGTIPE; encoded by the coding sequence ATGGCGACGTTGGAGAGATTCAAGTTCCTAGCGACGCATTGTGAAGTTCCACAGAGCCCGACACGAAGTCCAAGCCCTAGGACAAGTCCTTTGGTACAGTTTCGTCCTAAGAAGACAACCTTAAAGATGCTTCTCAGTCTTATACCGCCGAGCCGTCGAGAGCAGCCGCTGATTCATCAGGCTCGTTCATTAGCAGCTGATAAAGACGTAGCTGGACGCAAACTGAGAGACTTATTCGTTTCTTCGTCTCCtgtagaggaagaagaagtgaaGGAGAGACCCAAGgggaaaacaaaagaagaagttCTTGCAGCCAATGCAGCTAAGTTGAACGCACCTGCTAGTTCACAACCGGTTTGGTTGGGAATCAGCAAGCGGCTTCTCCAGCGAGCTTGGCGTCCTAAGCTTGGTACCATTCCTGAGTAA
- the LOC103830971 gene encoding adenylate isopentenyltransferase 1, chloroplastic → MTELNFLPTISDHFTTTSTSLSFSSHSHFPFSVRMNDQSRPQNLKDKIVVILGATGAGKSRLSVDIATRLPSEIINSDKIQLYKGLEITTNQITIPDRRGVPHHLLGYLPSEDGELTARGFRIAASNAVSDITSRKKLPIIAGGSNTLVHALLAERFDPKIDPFGSSSISRELRYNCCFIWVDVSETVLFEYLLKRVDDMMGSGMFEELSRFYDPVKASTTRVGIRKAIGVPEFDGYFKMYPPEKEGEWDSGRRAAYDKVVEEIKENTLRLAKRQVVKIEKLRDAGWDIKRVDATASFRAVLMGRRRREWRGIWEEQVLEPSVKIVNRLLVED, encoded by the coding sequence ATGACAGAACTCAACTTCCTCCCAACAATCTCCGACCACTTCACGACGACATCAACGTCACTGTCTTTCTCCTCACATTCTCATTTCCCCTTCTCCGTACGCATGAACGACCAATCACGTCCCCAAAACCTTAAAGACAAAATCGTCGTCATCTTAGGAGCAACCGGCGCCGGAAAATCACGCCTCTCCGTCGATATCGCCACTCGTCTCCCTTCAGAGATCATAAACTCCGACAAAATCCAACTCTACAAAGGACTAGAGATCACCACCAATCAGATTACCATCCCCGACCGTCGCGGCGTCCCCCACCACCTCCTCGGTTATCTCCCCTCCGAAGACGGCGAACTCACCGCCAGAGGCTTCCGTATCGCCGCCTCAAACGCCGTTTCCGATATAACCTCCCGAAAAAAGCTTCCGATCATCGCCGGCGGATCTAACACATTGGTCCACGCGCTACTCGCCGAGCGTTTCGATCCGAAGATCGACCCTTTCGGGTCAAGCTCAATCTCTCGGGAGTTACGTTACAACTGCTGTTTCATATGGGTAGATGTGTCGGAGACTGTGCTCTTCGAGTATCTCTTGAAACGTGTCGACGATATGATGGGCTCGGGTATGTTCGAAGAGCTGTCCCGGTTTTACGACCCGGTGAAAGCGAGTACGACCCGGGTTGGGATCCGGAAAGCTATTGGTGTACCGGAGTTTGACGGTTACTTCAAAATGTACCCACCGGAGAAGGAGGGAGAGTGGGATTCAGGGAGGAGAGCGGCGTACGATAAGGTGGTGGAGGAGATCAAAGAGAACACGTTGAGGTTGGCGAAGAGACAGGTAGTGAAGATTGAGAAGCTGAGAGATGCAGGTTGGGATATTAAGAGGGTTGATGCAACGGCGTCGTTTAGAGCGGTTTTgatgggaagaagaagaagagagtggagAGGGATTTGGGAGGAGCAAGTTTTGGAGCCAAGTGTAAAGATTGTGAATCGGCTGTTGGTGGAAGATTAG
- the LOC103830974 gene encoding uncharacterized protein LOC103830974 isoform X2: protein MLNPSYDLVRLGGGLRSTAVTVSNNRTVDMLYHSHIKRKLPSPFSLCSIASTTNIESKREDIHRERLERRRSMVLPGEGDRKHERPTKKALHNFRFPHLNWGTQQTMRCVKVEPHGGSGGEEGIEEFREKMMSDIRTVRESIFRQHKEEEEDTKEKDEAEQPKKETETEREVSPPEETAEVKRWNLRKRRGDCEDSFIGLGFGFVEEEKVNTSIRCKFILSLTKKEVEDDMIKMGKAPLRRPKKRPKALQKKINVFILVRKLLKISTMSRMPPRRGRDDGDDDDGWF from the exons ATGCTAAACCCGAGCTATGATCTCGTGAGATTAGGCGGTGGGTTAAGATCAACGGCTGTGACAGTATCAAACAATCGGACGGTTGATATGCTTTATCACTCgcatataaaaagaaaacttcCTTCTCCGTTCTCTCTTTGCAGCATAGCATCCACAACAAATATCGAAAGCAAGAGAGAAGATATACatagagagagactagagagaagACGATCAATGGTGTTACCTGGTGAGGGAGACCGGAAGCATGAGAGACCGACGAAGAAGGCTCTCCACAATTTCAGGTTCCCGCACTTGAATTGGGGAACTCAGCAAACTATGAGGTGCGTGAAGGTCGAACCTCACGGTGGCTCCGGCGGCGAGGAAGGGATCGAGGAGTTTAGGGAGAAGATGATGTCGGACATCAGAACGGTGAGAGAATCTATATTTAGACAACAcaaagaggaggaagaggacACGAAGGAGAAAGATGAAGCAGAACAGCCGAAGAAGGAGACGGAGACGGAGAGGGAGGTGTCTCCGCCGGAAGAGACGGCGGAGGTGAAGAGGTGGAACTTAAGAAAGAGAAGAGGAGACTGTGAGGATTCGTTTATAGGATTAGGGTTTGGGTTTGTGGAGGAGGAGAAAGTGAATACGTCGATAAGGTGCAAGTTCATCTTGTCGCTGACGAAGAAAGAGGTGGAAGATGATATGATTAAGATGGGTAAAGCACCACTGCGACGACCCAAGAAACGTCCCAAAGCGCTTCAGAAAAAGATCAAT GTTTTTATTTTAGTGAGGAAGTTACTGAAGATATCTACCATGTCTCGGATGCCGCCGAGAAGGGGAAG AGATGATGGTGACGATGATGATGGATGGTTctag
- the LOC103830974 gene encoding uncharacterized protein LOC103830974 isoform X3 produces the protein MLNPSYDLVRLGGGLRSTAVTVSNNRTVDMLYHSHIKRKLPSPFSLCSIASTTNIESKREDIHRERLERRRSMVLPGEGDRKHERPTKKALHNFRFPHLNWGTQQTMRCVKVEPHGGSGGEEGIEEFREKMMSDIRTVRESIFRQHKEEEEDTKEKDEAEQPKKETETEREVSPPEETAEVKRWNLRKRRGDCEDSFIGLGFGFVEEEKVNTSIRCKFILSLTKKEVEDDMIKMGKAPLRRPKKRPKALQKKINLLHPGFYFSEEVTEDIYHVSDAAEKGKR, from the exons ATGCTAAACCCGAGCTATGATCTCGTGAGATTAGGCGGTGGGTTAAGATCAACGGCTGTGACAGTATCAAACAATCGGACGGTTGATATGCTTTATCACTCgcatataaaaagaaaacttcCTTCTCCGTTCTCTCTTTGCAGCATAGCATCCACAACAAATATCGAAAGCAAGAGAGAAGATATACatagagagagactagagagaagACGATCAATGGTGTTACCTGGTGAGGGAGACCGGAAGCATGAGAGACCGACGAAGAAGGCTCTCCACAATTTCAGGTTCCCGCACTTGAATTGGGGAACTCAGCAAACTATGAGGTGCGTGAAGGTCGAACCTCACGGTGGCTCCGGCGGCGAGGAAGGGATCGAGGAGTTTAGGGAGAAGATGATGTCGGACATCAGAACGGTGAGAGAATCTATATTTAGACAACAcaaagaggaggaagaggacACGAAGGAGAAAGATGAAGCAGAACAGCCGAAGAAGGAGACGGAGACGGAGAGGGAGGTGTCTCCGCCGGAAGAGACGGCGGAGGTGAAGAGGTGGAACTTAAGAAAGAGAAGAGGAGACTGTGAGGATTCGTTTATAGGATTAGGGTTTGGGTTTGTGGAGGAGGAGAAAGTGAATACGTCGATAAGGTGCAAGTTCATCTTGTCGCTGACGAAGAAAGAGGTGGAAGATGATATGATTAAGATGGGTAAAGCACCACTGCGACGACCCAAGAAACGTCCCAAAGCGCTTCAGAAAAAGATCAAT TTGCTGCATCCAGGTTTTTATTTTAGTGAGGAAGTTACTGAAGATATCTACCATGTCTCGGATGCCGCCGAGAAGGGGAAG AGATGA
- the LOC103830974 gene encoding uncharacterized protein LOC103830974 isoform X1, with protein MLNPSYDLVRLGGGLRSTAVTVSNNRTVDMLYHSHIKRKLPSPFSLCSIASTTNIESKREDIHRERLERRRSMVLPGEGDRKHERPTKKALHNFRFPHLNWGTQQTMRCVKVEPHGGSGGEEGIEEFREKMMSDIRTVRESIFRQHKEEEEDTKEKDEAEQPKKETETEREVSPPEETAEVKRWNLRKRRGDCEDSFIGLGFGFVEEEKVNTSIRCKFILSLTKKEVEDDMIKMGKAPLRRPKKRPKALQKKINLLHPGFYFSEEVTEDIYHVSDAAEKGKVTSFIIP; from the exons ATGCTAAACCCGAGCTATGATCTCGTGAGATTAGGCGGTGGGTTAAGATCAACGGCTGTGACAGTATCAAACAATCGGACGGTTGATATGCTTTATCACTCgcatataaaaagaaaacttcCTTCTCCGTTCTCTCTTTGCAGCATAGCATCCACAACAAATATCGAAAGCAAGAGAGAAGATATACatagagagagactagagagaagACGATCAATGGTGTTACCTGGTGAGGGAGACCGGAAGCATGAGAGACCGACGAAGAAGGCTCTCCACAATTTCAGGTTCCCGCACTTGAATTGGGGAACTCAGCAAACTATGAGGTGCGTGAAGGTCGAACCTCACGGTGGCTCCGGCGGCGAGGAAGGGATCGAGGAGTTTAGGGAGAAGATGATGTCGGACATCAGAACGGTGAGAGAATCTATATTTAGACAACAcaaagaggaggaagaggacACGAAGGAGAAAGATGAAGCAGAACAGCCGAAGAAGGAGACGGAGACGGAGAGGGAGGTGTCTCCGCCGGAAGAGACGGCGGAGGTGAAGAGGTGGAACTTAAGAAAGAGAAGAGGAGACTGTGAGGATTCGTTTATAGGATTAGGGTTTGGGTTTGTGGAGGAGGAGAAAGTGAATACGTCGATAAGGTGCAAGTTCATCTTGTCGCTGACGAAGAAAGAGGTGGAAGATGATATGATTAAGATGGGTAAAGCACCACTGCGACGACCCAAGAAACGTCCCAAAGCGCTTCAGAAAAAGATCAAT TTGCTGCATCCAGGTTTTTATTTTAGTGAGGAAGTTACTGAAGATATCTACCATGTCTCGGATGCCGCCGAGAAGGGGAAGGTAACATCTTTCATAATcccatga